Part of the Anopheles coluzzii chromosome 3, AcolN3, whole genome shotgun sequence genome is shown below.
GTTACGAGTGTCTTGGTAGAAAACCCCAATTTATCATTCTACGCATCCTAAAAGTAATGTGGAAAGGACTCAAAAGTAAATAGTATTGTGCCCACCTGCTTTTTATTATCTCTCCAaccacttcttcttcttcttctatttggcgtaacgtcctacgcggacatgccggcctatacaggttttcgagacttaattcattaccacgcagccggatagtcaatccttgctacggggggactgTCCATTCTGGggttgaacccatgacgggcatgttattgagtcgttcgagatGATGTAccactgtaccacgggaccgcccctacCAACTACTTATCTAGGTCGAATAAATCCAAAACGGTTTAAATAGTGATACAATGATGTGGATCAAGCATTTAACCTGGTGGTCAAATATTGTAAATTTGAGAAAACTTGATACAAATTACCCGTCATCTTAACGTACATTTAGTAAGGTATATTATCATGTTGTATATGTCATGTTGTACACCAATGATAAGAATACTGCATTCCTTAATCATTTGCTCAAAAATTATGCTCAATAGCTGTCTTTGAATTGCGTTaacttttaaataatttatgtttatgcAATTTACTTGTCAACGGGGAACATATATTTTGTTTGTCCTTATCGTATCCAATATCTCAttttcaatcctaaaattcGAAACAACATGTTTAGTAGTTAACTTTGGACAGTTGAGAATAATGCTCCTTTGCTGTCTTCATTTCAGAATCTATGGATAATCCATACTATATAGGGtttttgatcgtatcccatagatttttggttcgttcccataatttattggtattttccgattggatatcaatacggATATCAATGGTGATATGGGAAACGGCCAAATAATCGTGggaacacaccaaacaaatgggaacccaccaaaaattaaTGTGAATAAACTAATAAATCGTGAGCAACCCTTTAAGTTATaaaaaaattttaaattttctgcTGCTTATTAATAAATTAGGATAATAAGTTCCTTCAGTTTTACAAATTTGGTTCAAGCATCATTGATTTATAGATTTCAGTTTTACCTAAAAAAGTGCTATATAGATTTTAGTTTTACCTAATTGCTTTTTACCTAAAAAAGTTAACAATTTGGGTGACTTTACACATTTGAACTACATTTAAGTATCCACTTTCAAGTCGATATTTTGTAAGAACGAAGAAGTCGATCAGTTTTCAAACTCTGATCATGATCCCTAAACCACTTAGTGATTAAAGGACTGTTCTTTTCTTTAAACATTCCATCTAAACTATtaggaactatttcattgaaTCAAAATAATCAATCTTTGCGGAAATCAAATGCTTGTTGCGAGATTTCGTTTTGATTTCAGCCAACACTCCTCATCAGACACTCCAATTGAGCGATTTGGTCCAACACATGATCTCATAGACGCATCACAGTTCACAATCTCCGGAGCACCAAACACGGCATCCCCGGCGATCTCCCATCCACCATCAGTCCGAAAACGGAAATATCGATAGGATGTCCCTGGTGTGCCGTGCTTTCGTTCGCAAAGATTCATTCCCATTCCGTGTCCCACAAGCGGTTCCACAGATCGTGTTTGTCCGATTTTAGCAATCACACAGAAGTTTCCTTTTCCGTCCGAAAATGGCCCAAAAATACGGCGACAAATCTTGTCCGGCCCGACAAGTTggcgtgtgtttgtctgtaTTTTGTATCGAACTGCCTGTCGCGTGGGTGACGGCCTAAAAGAGTGCCTTACATTGCGATGGCGTAGGACGGAATCGGTCGCTGCCTGGGGGCTGCGAAGGGGAAGGAAGCTGCGAAGGCGGGATTGAATGGTTTGGATACGTTACTActtcttttacttcctctTTATCGCTGTCTCTCTCGCGCTTACATTTCTTGGAACCCGTTGGGAGGTGGTAATGTAGTCGATGTCGCCTTCGCACCGGTGACTCGGTGACACGGAGGTGCTGTGTAACCCGATgcaacacactcacgcacCGCACCTTGGCAGCTTTGGGTTGGTGAATCACGCCGGTTTTGTGTTTCTAAATTTggtattctctctctctgtgatgtgatgggtggaaaattcatcgaaaaagggaaattaaaaAGGGCAACATTCGGTGGATGTTTCCGCAGCATCGCGACGTGTTTTAGAACCTTACGGCCACATCCGAAACACAATATATCCCCTCTGCCTGTCCGCCGCCGACGAGAATGCACGCGCCGGGCCGGGATGTTGACGCAACGGAACTAAAAATAGAGCCATTGTTCTTGAAGTTCTTCGCGCATTCCAACGTGCTGCCGTGCTGCCGGCCACTTAAGTGAGAGTGGTCTATCGCTAAGACCGGCGATCACTTCCGTTCCGACGGGATGGGATCTTCTTTCCCGCCGTTTTGCGGGATGCCCTTTGCCGGGAACCGCAATGGGTAAGCAGATCAGATCGATTGCCCGCCGCGGGGTGCGCCGACTTTCGCAACGTACACGCAGCACGGTacgcacacacgtacgcatCGCAGCCCCGGTGGGCTTCATGTTCGGTGCGCGTCATCATACGCGTCGTGGCCGCAAACCGTCGACACACACGTAGGCGTCGCGGGAACACCGCTGCTTCACCGCGACGGCCTTTTCATAATATTTAATTCATGGAGTGAACCGGCGCCGAACTCAGTTCCATCCCGTCCGTCGGCCAGTAAACAAGTGATCTCCTCTACTGCTCCGTGTCCGCGCTCGAAACTGTCCAAGGGCTACCGTgtatgtgcgcgtgtgtgtgcgtgtgtgtatgctggCGTAAACCAGTGCTTAAAACAACATACCGAACCGGCTTCTTCTCGTGCGCGCAGGCGTAAGCGCAccaactctctttctctcgcgcaCGTTATCTCGCGCTCAGCGCAAAACAAGGTGTACAGAGAAAGGGCACGAGGTAAAAGGCATCCCCAACCCCCCGACCGACCGTGGGGAGATTCGTgtgactgtgtgcgtgtgtgtgtgagtgagcggCGGGGTTGTTTCGTTCGCTCAAAAACGCTGCCCTGCATCACGGCACTGTTCAGTTCGTTCGTGCATTCCGGTCCCAGTGCTGCTAGTAGTGTGAccctgtgctgctgctgtctctCTGTTACCCCACTTTGTGCACGGTGTGATCCGACATATCCCCTCCGCACCAACCAAGCACAACGTGATTACCTCATCGCGCATCCGCAAAGTGTGTCAACGCATGGCCGCGCGCAGATGGTTGGAAAAGTGATTCTAGCGCGCTAACTGGCCACGGTTAGTGATAACGGGTGCCATCACGCTATCAGTGCAGTGCAAAAGTGTCGTACAGTGGTGAAAGATAactgaaaaaaacacacccacgCCACAGGGTAATTGAATAATAAGTACGTTAAACGGTAGTGATATTGGTGTGCAATAAGTGATAAAAGTAGAACGCAAAGTGTATCCCGATAAACATGGGGTTGAATAACCGCGACAAGCAGGCAAAGCTGAAAACTCAGAGCCTGCTAGACTCCGAGCGAGCCGGACAGCAAACGGTGACGACGGTAACGGTGGATCATGGTACGGTCGCGATGCCACTGGAGTCGATGGCAACCGTCAGCTCATCGACGGCGAACAACAGCAGTTCGTTCCAGCAGTCGTCATCGCCGTCCTCCTCGACGACCTCGAAGGTCCAGTCCAGTGCAGTGGAAAGTACAGTGCAGCGCAAGTCCTCCGATGGGCGCGTGATCAGTGAAGTGCGTGAGCAAGGCTCCAAGAAGGATGGGCCAAAGTTCAGCACCGTCAGCAGCATGCGCAGTGAGGCTAACCGGGCCAAACAGATCGATAGCTTCATCGAGGAGATACATCACATCGCGAGTGATACGATCGGCTCGACCGCACTGATCGGTGCCCCGGCCGGTATGGAGCTGCCCGCCGGGACGGTCACACAGAAAACGGTGCTGCTCAGTGGTGGTGAAAGTGCGCGCAAGCAATCGTACGTCAGTGAGAGTGTTGGCGGTGGTCATACCACCCTCCAGTCCAGTGTGTCCGGTGATGCTAGTCAGCAGGTGATATCGACCATCGGGCCGAGCAAGATCGAGATCTCGAAAATGGCCCTTGACAGCAGTGCCGTGTCGAGCAGTAGCACCAGCAAAGTCATGCAAAGTAGCAGCAGTGCCATAACGaagcaagagcagcagcaatcatcatcattgtcatCTTCATCGCAGAGTGCGATGCATAGTGAGAAAAATGTGTCCGAATCTAGTGCAATCTCCAGTTCACACAAGTCTGAGTCGAAGCAGAGCAAAAGCTCCCACACgacctcgtcgtcgtcgtcgtcgtcgagcACCAGCAAACTGATGTCGAGTGCTCAAAGCAAGGCTCAGTCTGTGTCGGAAACATTCCAATCGTCCGCACATGGTACGAGCGACAGTGCACAGTCCGGACGACAGACGGATACGCTGTCGATGAACGGTGGTAGACAGTCGCTGTCCACAGTACAGTCATCACACCTGCCGGACCATTCCACGTACGATCAGAAATCATTCCAGCTGGTGGATGGAGATGGCAAGACCCGCCAGCAGCATGACAGCCAGAGCTACTCGATGGCACAGAGTCAAGCGCCGACCACGAAAATCGTGTACGATTCGGCGGGTAATCAGATCACGAGCACTTCCTCCTCGTACCAAGCCGCGCAGGGCTACAGTACCTCCTCGTTCCAGACGGAGTTCTCCGACGGAGTCGATTTGTCGAAGTCGGCCAAGGACAGTTCCGCTGGAACGGCCAAGCTTCGCCAGACGGCGAACAACCAGAATCAAGTGCTGTACGATACAGCGGGCAACCGGATCACGACCACCGGCTCCTCATCGTATCAAGCGGCGCAAGGTTACAGTTCCTCGTCCTTCCAGAGCTCCGAAGCGATGGACTCAAAGTCATCGAAGGACTACATGTCCTCTACCAGTACATCCACGAAGCAGAGTCACAATGTGTCCACTTCCAAGGGTATGACGTCCAGCAGCGCAAAGGACTCTATCATCGACTCAACCACACTGGACAACTACTCGGTGCAGTTGCACGATTCGTCCACCGGTCAGCAACACTCCAACAATATGCTCATGAAAACGGAGTCGGCCCACACCGTGGCCAGCCTTTCGTCGGCACACGACGCACTGGCCAGTACGATCCAGAGCACGCAGCTCATTACGGAATCGGCGAGCGAGGCGCAGCAGCGCCAGCAACACTCCGAGTCGACCAAAACGTACGAAACGTCCTCGCACTATGCGCAGATGGACGAGGAAAGCCGTTCCCGGCGCAAGACGTCCGAGTATCGCGAGCAGCGCGAATCGAATGCCGCCATCCTGAAGCGCAAGATCTACGACGAGCACGGGCGGCGGCTGAACTTGATCGATGAGAAAATTGTGCCGAAAGACATCGTGACGGCGGACCTGCAGGACGACGTGACGAACGTGACCAAAACGTCGTTCGAGGCGAAACTGTTCAACCCGAAGCTGAAGCGATGGGAGCTGGTCGACCAGAAGACGATACTGGAGAAGGACATTACCACCGACATACCGGTGGAGATCGTCCAGGAGCTGGAGGTGGAGCGTCCCGAGCTGGCCAACATCACCACGACGATTCAGATGACGAAGGTTAGTGTTGCTACGCATTGCGGTTGGGTTCTGAAGGTGCTTTTGAACATCACAACTAACATTAATCCCTTAATGTGCTTGTATGTGTAGGTATACGATGCCAAGACCAAGCAGTGGAAAACGATCGATCAGAAGAAGCACATCGATGTGCTGGAAAAGATCACCTTCCTGGAGGAAAGCTCCGGACGCTCGGAGCTGGACGAGTCGGAGCGAACGAAAAACATGAAATCCATGGACATGGTGGTAGGTCTCGATGAAACAAGACACATCTAGATCATTTTAAAAGCTGCATTTTGTACTCGCATTTGTTCTTTCACAGGACCGTGTGACAATCAAGGAGGTGAGCGATCTAAGCGATCAGAAACGAAACCAGATCAACAAAACGTCCAAACGCACAGACCAACAAACCATCCAGGAGCAGTGCATCTGCGAAATCTGTACCTGCGGGTAAGTGTAACAATGAGTGGGGCGACCTCCCTGATGCCCACGTTTTTCTGTCCTCTTATTGGTCTCACGTCTGGCATTCAAACACCCACCAGCGGCATGGGGTACGTTGCATGTCCTTCAAAAGCGTTCAACGCGATCGGAAGAGGAAACTGCAGCGCACAGACGGCGATGCTCGTCCCCCTACTTGGTCGGAATTAATAGCTCCCACTGGTTCACTTCTCCCAATTCCTCCATGTCTCAttcattcccccccccccctcccctgaCCACTTGCCCCCAATCAATGCCGACGACCGTGTGTAAACCTTAAATGGTCAATTGGCAAGATCGCCGTGCTGAGCGTGTTTGCGGTTCGTTTGGTCGCCGTCGTTTCAATTTATGCTCATTTACAATCAACCTACGCGCCTTGCCCGCGATGACATCATCGCGGGTGCTTTGCCACGATTGAGCCCGAGATGCGAGATAGtggtgttgctggtggtggtagttgtgcgATCATCATCGGCAGCGCCCGCTGTCAGCAATGTTGggtgttatttatttagtttgttttggtttgcctCTTGCCACGGATGCTTTCAGCTGTGAGCTCTTTTGATTCTTCTCTTCACACTTCTTCATTGTGTGGCGATTCCCTTTATGTACAGGGTTTCTTATGTATTTTTGACTTTTTGTGATTACAACAAAGCGATGAAATAGGGGtagttgtattttttatttttctaagtaaaatacaaaaacaagaaacatgatgtataaaaaataatttatttcgtCGAGTATTTTTAAACTCATATTTTTATGTATTGGACCAATTTTTCTTGGTCAAAGGCTTTTTTAACGACACCACAATTCTCATGTGCCTCTCAAATATAATCAAAAAGCTTTTATCAAGAGAAACTAGTTCACTTAACCCATACCGGTCATGGAATTGATCCCAATCTCATAAAGGTTTTAGTATTGGTTCCGGAACCATATTTGTCTTGAAACTGTTTTTAAACGTATAACATTCCTGTCCTTGAACTAATCTTATAAAATATTACCCCTGAAACTGATCATGAATCTAAACCTATCCTGAATTTAACTAAGCACTCCCACTGTCTCTAGAGTTGATCCTAACACCATGTCGTTTCCCAAATTAATCTCCAACTAAATCGAATCAATACCGATCCTGGTATGATTCCGGGCACCATTTACACTTCAATGGTTTGATggcggggggggaggggtgctCAGAATCCCTGTACTGGGTCCATATACTTTATGAGTCCCTTCATCCATGGGGCCCCTATATAGCACAGAAGCTCCTGCTGAGAGTACTGTACACATTGTTCTATATGCTGGAATTACCATACACTGGGCCCCTACATTGACGGGGtcccccgcggccgctcagtccgcgcaccgttaaatccgccactgggtTTAGGTACTTAGgcgaaagcggggcaaaatgggcatgtggggcaaaatgggcaccctctatttaagcattttttgactacaaagatactttgcaatgctcaaaatgtattcattagagtgttctattaacaccatgtaagtttcataacccttacataacaaataacgaagaaaaatgcaaaataaggtttagtagcatattgatgtaatttttgccacttcgaaaataagcttaaaccagtgtcacagggatgcgttgaagttttacacGATATGTTTTTagagatatgatatttctatacaatttgtctgaagaaagcaaggcgattgaatgcgtatttttactaatataacaaaaattacaaaaatgcttcacgtggggcaaaatggacagttacacttggggcaaaatgggcagatgcttttgacacAGCTTCTAAAGATTCGaatttgtagatttaaacgtgtaaaaactgttgtaattttgataacatatttttgtaagaattttaagggcttttctgaccagcaaaacaaaagatagaacgaaaatacatttcacgaaacgtgcgcaaaagcatagaccattacctaagcgcagttgttgtggcccattttgccccagtgtGTTGACGTTTCACACTTTGTTTACatgtgcccattttgccccagggctatgcccattttactaTTTTGTCAAAAAAGCTTCTCGAAAAACATCAACTtgtattttacattattttaatgtttttaagttgttttcattctacgtggcaattttaatccatagataaatggtggagacatacaataatgaaagagaTCATTTAGCCCCGCTTTCTCCTACGTGAGTAACTGATTCCGCTACCATATTTGTCAATGAAACATTTCCGGCATCTGTTTTAAATATTCAGCGCAGTTTTCCGATTAATTAGCCAGCACATAACttactattttttaaaaattataaattaattgTGTATATCCTTTTATGAACTTCACATTTCAGACGGCATAACTGCTACAACTGTGGAGGAGGTACTGCAACGACACAAACTAAATCCTCAAAATATACTGCCACGAGCAATTCGGAAAATGTTTACCATCAAGGTAAATTTAATCCAGATATAAACTGTATGTGCactataattatttttattattttcttcttttagaAAATTTCACATCAGAGCTCAGTGCGCAAGCAACGTCGGGAAGACGAGGAACATGGACAATAGAAGATGCAGAAGATCATCTGAATCGAAGGGAATCGTACACGATTGAACATAGCAGCACCGCAAACGAAACATCGGAACGCAGACTCACGTGGACGAAGGATGATTTGGAAAAGGTTGATGTCACGAAGCTTAAAGCTGACTACATGCGACCAAAACCAATCAAGCATGAAGATAATCTCAAGCCCGAAGGAGCATTTACGGTGCCGGAACGAGCAGGATACACCCCAGGGGAGCGTGTCAAGCCGATAAAACCCGATGACAACCTTCGTCCAGAGGGCGAGTTCTCTACTCCAGAGAAGCTTCAGTACAGACCGGCCGAGCGTCCAAAGCAGGTTCGACCTGAGGATAACCTCAGACCGGAAGGAGACTTCGAGAAACCTGAGAAGCCTCAATACAGACCGGCCGAGCGTCCGAAACAGATCAAACCTGAGGATAACCTGCGTACTGAGGGAGAGTTCCAGGCTCCTGAGCGTCCAGAGTATCGTCCTGGAGAGCGACCGAAGCCTGTGCGTCACGATGATAATCTTCGTCCCGAGGGAGACTTCGAGCGTCCCGAGAAATCACCATTCCGACCAGCCGAGCGACCGAAGCAGGTTCGTCCTGAGGACAATCTTCGTCCAGAGGGCGATTTCTCTACTCCAGAGAAGCTTCAGTACAGACCGGCCGAGCGTCCAAAGCAGGTTCGACCTGAGGATAACCTCAGACCGGAAGGAGAGTTCGAGAAACCTGAGAAGCCTCAATACAGACCGGCCGAGCGTCCGAAACAGATCAAACCTGAGGATAACCTGCGTACTGAGGGAGAGTTCCAGGCTCCTGAGCGTCCAGAGTATCGTCCTGGAGAAAGACCGAAGCCTGTGCGTCACGATGATAATCTTCGTCCCGAGGGAGACTTCGAGCGTCCCGAGAAATCACCATTCCGACCAGCCGAGCGACCGAAGCAGGTTCGTCCTGAGGACAATCTTCGTCCAGAGGGCGATTTCTCTACTCCAGAGAAGCCTCAGTACAGACCGGCCGAGCGACCGAAGCAGATTCGACCTGAGGATAACCTCAGACCGGAAGGAGAGTTCGAGAAGCCTGAGAAGCCTCAGTACAGACCGGCCGAGCGTCCGAAGCAGATCAAACCTGAAGATAACCTGCGTACTGAGGGAGAGTTCCAGGCTCCTGAGCGTCCAGAGTATCGTCCTGGAGAGCGTCCGAAGCCTGTGCGTCACGATGATAATCTTCGTCCCGAGGGAGACTTCGAGCGTCCCGAGAAATCTCCATTCCGACCAGCCGAGCGACCGAAGCAGGTTCGTCCTGAGGACAATCTTCGTCCAGAGGGCGAGTTCTCTACTCCAGAGAAGCCTCAGTATAGACCGGCCGAGCGTCCGAAGCAGGTTCGACCTGAGGATAACCTCAGACCGGAAGGAGAGTTCGAGAAGCCTGAGAAGCCTCAGTACAGACCGGCCGAGCGTCCGAAGCAGATTAAACCTGAGGATAACCTGCGCACTGAGGGAGAGTTCCAGGCTCCTGAGCGTCCAGAGTATCGTCCTGGAGAGCGACCGAAGCCTGTGCGTCACGATGATAATCTTCGTCCCGAGGGAGACTTCGAGCGTCCCGAGAAATCACCATTCCGACCAGCCGAGCGACCGAAGCAGGTTCGTCCTGAGGACAATCTTCGTCCAGAAGGCGATTTCTCTACTCCAGAGAAGCCTCAGTACAGACCGGCCGAGCGTCCAAAACAGGTTCGTCCTCAAGATAACCTCAAGCCCGAAGGTGATTTCGAACGACCTCAGCCTACGATTGTAGGAAAGGCCGAGAGAGCTCAGATTGTTCGTCACGAGGACAATCTGTATATGGAAGGCAACTTCGAACGTACTGAGAAAACGGTTTACATATCTGGCGAGCGACCGAAGCCCATAAGACCTGATGATAATCTTCGTCCTGAGGGAGACTTCGAGCGCCCCGAGAAATCACCATTCCGACCAGCCGAGCGACCGAAGCAGGTTCGTCCTGAGGACAATCTTCGTCCAGAGGGCGAGTTCTCTACTCCAGAGAAGCCTCAGTACAGACCGGCCGAGCGTCCGAAGCAGATTCGACCTGAGGATAACCTCAGACCGGAAGGAGAGTTCGAGAAGCCTGAGAAGCCTCAGTACAGACCGGCCGAGCGTCCGAAGCAGATCAAACCTGAAGATAACCTGCATACTGAAGGAGAGTTCCAGACTCCTGAGCGTCCAGAGTATCGTCCTGGAGAGCGACCGAAGCCCATAAGACCTGATGATAATCTTCGTCCTGAAGGAGACTTCGAGCGTCCCGAGAAATCTCCATTCCGACCAGCCGAGCGACCGAAGCAGGTTCGTCCTGAAGACAACCTTCGTCCCGAGGGCGAGTTCTCTACTCCAGAGAAGCCTCAGTACAAATCGGCCGAGCGACCGAAGCAGGTTCGTCCTCAAGATAACCTCAGACCGGAAGGAGAGTTCGAGAAGCCTGAGAAGCCTCAGTACAGACCGGCCGAGCGTCCGAAGCAGATCAAACCTGAGGATAATCTGCGCACTGAGGGTGAGTTCCAGACTCCTGAGCGTCCAGAGTATCGTCCTGGAGAGCGACCGAAGCCTGTGCGTCACGATGATAATCTTCGTCCCGAGGGAGACTTCGAGCGTCCCGAAAAATCTCCATTCCGACCAGCCGAGCGACCGAAGCAGGTTCGTCCTGAAGACAATCTTCGTCCAGAGGGCGAGTTCTCTACTCCAGAGAAGCCTCAGTATAGACCGGCCGAGCGTCCGAAGCAGGTTCGTCCTCAAGATAACCTCAAGCCCGAAGGTGATTTCGAACGACCTCAGCCTACGATTGTAGGAAAGGCCGAGAGAGCTCAGATTGTTCGTCACGAGGGCAATCTGTATATGGAAGGCAACTTCGAACGTACTGAGAAAACGGTTTACATATCTGGCGAGCGACCGAAGCCCATAAGACCTGATGATAATCTTCGTCCCGAGGGAGACTTCGAGCGTCCCGAGAAATCTCCATTCCGACCAGCCGAGCGACCGAAGCAGGTTCGTCCTGAGGACAATCTTCGTCCAGAGGGCGAGTTCTCTACTCCAGAGAAGCCTCAGTACAGACCGGCCGAGCGACCGAAGCAGGTTCGACCTGAGGATAACCTCAGACCGGAAGGAGAGTTCGAGAAGCCTGAGAAGCCTCAGTACAGACCGGCCGAGCGTCCGAAGCAGATCAAACCTGAAGATAACCTGCGTACTGAAGGAGAGTTCCAGGCTCCTGAGCGTCCAGAGTATCGTCCTGGGGAACGACCGAAGCCTGTGCGTCACGATGATAATCTTCGTCCCGAGGGAGACTTCGAGCGTCCCGAGAAATCTCCATTCCGACCAGCCGAGCGACCGAAGCAGGTTCGTCCTGAGGACAATCTTCGTCCAGAGGGCGATTTCTCTACTCCAGAGAAGCCTCAGTATAGACCGGCCGAGCGACCGAAGCAGGTTCGTCCTCAAGATAACCTCAAGCCCGAAGGTGATTTCGAACGACCTCAGCCTACGATTGTAGGAAAGGCCGAGAGAGCTCAGATAGTTCGTCACGAGGACAATCTGTACATGGAAGGCAACTTCGAACGTACTGAGAAAACGGTTTACATATCTGGCGAGCGACCGAAGCCCATAAGACCTGATGATAATCTTCGTCCCGAGGGAGACTTCGAGCGTCCCGAGAAATCACCATTCCGACCAGCCGAGCGACCGAAGCAGGTTCGTCCTGAGGACAATCTTCGTCCAGAGGGCGATTTCTCTACTCCAGAGAAGCCTCAGTATAGACCGGCCGAGCGTCCGAAGCAGGTTCGTCCTCAAGATAACCTCAAGCCCGAAGGTGATTTCGAACGACCTCAGCCTACGATTGTAGGAAAGGCCGAGAGAGCTCAGATAGTTCGTCACGAGGACAATCTGTACATGGAAGGCAACTTCGAACGTACTGAGAAAACGGTTTACATATCTGGCGAGCGACCGAAGCCCATAAGACCTGATGATAATCTTCGTCCCGAGGGAGACTTCGAGCGTCCCGAGAAATCACCATTCCGACCAGCCGAGCGACCGAAGCAGGTTCGTCCTGAAGACAATCTTCGTCCAGAGGGCGAGTTCTCTACTCCAGAG
Proteins encoded:
- the LOC120958519 gene encoding serine-rich adhesin for platelets isoform X40; amino-acid sequence: MGLNNRDKQAKLKTQSLLDSERAGQQTVTTVTVDHGTVAMPLESMATVSSSTANNSSSFQQSSSPSSSTTSKVQSSAVESTVQRKSSDGRVISEVREQGSKKDGPKFSTVSSMRSEANRAKQIDSFIEEIHHIASDTIGSTALIGAPAGMELPAGTVTQKTVLLSGGESARKQSYVSESVGGGHTTLQSSVSGDASQQVISTIGPSKIEISKMALDSSAVSSSSTSKVMQSSSSAITKQEQQQSSSLSSSSQSAMHSEKNVSESSAISSSHKSESKQSKSSHTTSSSSSSSSTSKLMSSAQSKAQSVSETFQSSAHGTSDSAQSGRQTDTLSMNGGRQSLSTVQSSHLPDHSTYDQKSFQLVDGDGKTRQQHDSQSYSMAQSQAPTTKIVYDSAGNQITSTSSSYQAAQGYSTSSFQTEFSDGVDLSKSAKDSSAGTAKLRQTANNQNQVLYDTAGNRITTTGSSSYQAAQGYSSSSFQSSEAMDSKSSKDYMSSTSTSTKQSHNVSTSKGMTSSSAKDSIIDSTTLDNYSVQLHDSSTGQQHSNNMLMKTESAHTVASLSSAHDALASTIQSTQLITESASEAQQRQQHSESTKTYETSSHYAQMDEESRSRRKTSEYREQRESNAAILKRKIYDEHGRRLNLIDEKIVPKDIVTADLQDDVTNVTKTSFEAKLFNPKLKRWELVDQKTILEKDITTDIPVEIVQELEVERPELANITTTIQMTKVYDAKTKQWKTIDQKKHIDVLEKITFLEESSGRSELDESERTKNMKSMDMVDRVTIKEVSDLSDQKRNQINKTSKRTDQQTIQEQCICEICTCGRHNCYNCGGGTATTQTKSSKYTATSNSENVYHQENFTSELSAQATSGRRGTWTIEDAEDHLNRRESYTIEHSSTANETSERRLTWTKDDLEKVDVTKLKADYMRPKPIKHEDNLKPEGAFTVPERAGYTPGERVKPIKPDDNLRPEGEFSTPEKLQYRPAERPKQVRPEDNLRPEGDFEKPEKPQYRPAERPKQIKPEDNLRTEGEFQAPERPEYRPGERPKPVRHDDNLRPEGDFERPEKSPFRPAERPKQVRPEDNLRPEGEFSTPEKPQYRPAERPKQVRPEDNLRPEGEFEKPEKPQYRPAERPKQIKPEDNLRTEGEFQAPERPEYRPGERPKPVRHDDNLRPEGDFERPEKSPFRPAERPKQVRPEDNLRPEGEFSTPEKPQYRPAERPKQIRPEDNLRPEGEFEKPEKPQYRPAERPKQIKPEDNLHTEGEFQTPERPEYRPGERPKPIRPDDNLRPEGDFERPEKSPFRPAERPKQVRPEDNLRPEGEFSTPEKPQYRPAERPKQVRPQDNLKPEGDFERPQPTIVGKAERAQIVRHEGNLYMEGNFERTEKTVYISGERPKPIRPDDNLRPEGDFERPEKSPFRPAERPKQVRPEDNLRPEGDFSTPEKPQYRPAERPKQVRPEDNLRPEGDFEKPEKPQFRPAERPKQIKPEDNLRTEGEFQAPERPEYRPGERPKPVRHDDNLRPEGDFERPEKSPFRPAERPKQVRPEDNLKPEGSFEKPEKPQYRPAERPKQVKPLDNLRPEGDFERPKPTPVGKPDRAQIVKHEDNLRVEGNFERVEKTVFVAGERPKPIKPDDNLRPEGDFMTPEKQQFRPAERPKQIKPQDNLRPEGDFERPQKSPIGPGERPKPIRHDDNLRPEGSFERPEKATFKPAERPKQIRPEDNLRTEGEFEKPEKPQFRPAERPKQVKPQDNLQIEGDYNTFKEYTEQKQRKEAILKEVHEPGIADGAVLVTTQTVTTILKGEKKQPTGRQVTSNEVHDHATRSESESFTHSHSQHQQQHHTSEQVSSSTAINRAQRIEASTNERDQTTSQRSATKHSQSIHDVSGRNVAESITNHSQHHVVNGKTVVGGMTEHQSHSSHSLKSSSSSSKVHQTSSSTMQQHSSAIKSSSSSSSSSNTHQHQDSLHQLQHGETRHTRTNGTIVTGDDGGPLPGGVQHHTREQMTGSQVSSSSSKVVIDGKVVTDKSASSKLASEKLAIDGVVVTDKSFVERQKTGFDGMESISNVQTTGQNVHGATSSNLQDTTSTSTGSHSSTKTQSQTRSTNNIIHAESSTNGHPVGRRNGSLTTSSQAGSGQMAETQVKKLIGGKWVTKTIKTESKSFAQDHHQHEAVHGDSKMVHSDHVARQQHQTQSAGTEMHSHSISTSSSSVSKSQSSSTIVSDKTVQRGVRETTVSAGSPSGRPAAGARGGSSIVLGESTIDSSSSKRQQTSTTTKLIGGKLVHVTNASDSNNNSSAGKASAQNASNAHHSSLQEQLSSQTASSTSTASNVMKSSRTSESSTTRNTSTIGQQSSTSQQQQQQYNRKNTFASSENVNNSILCRPAQTSTATTTQHAANGVAGGMSVSGSIQRKSISNLNDSAMYSTTNRTSYSSLHRRGKESAESRMQDYVKTLETGTITNRTVRGQPCPPPTLASTGLSNSSSTATASSSTSMSAANQKSLRDYHSAMNVTRSSSTKANASSISFGDDKFHGTSSYKVQYIQQHEGRCPAAAHDNMKLSKVTKQHTYYVRDKK